Proteins encoded together in one Temnothorax longispinosus isolate EJ_2023e chromosome 5, Tlon_JGU_v1, whole genome shotgun sequence window:
- the Uex gene encoding unextended protein: MMAQYVGRPRFTPTAIVLLFVPAYVAQLANAGSSTATVTATATTVDGAVVRHGDVPPRVVQLAVNSVAVVALSALPLGVSPADGRRIPDLGIEFLGTGLDRDFAPRWSSSSRDCPPDAGNALDAVWTSSASDRAMYRFRMIPDAKVTVVYFCLRNGSDENWINLGDRVSLKYLHKLRPEKYFRTRRDENPFDGFKTFPNNYTDIHIEGLRVDMADKEPHHDETGVPRILAGSKAVIRLFGTGITKDTLITFTDVPGERGVVCDKIKSNEFPVENVEETTAIVHVVLPLGSSFYVCAKRPLYEKEKFKKDDVLFRHQGTALHNTISTYEKLLPLWLTILIILVCLSLSALFSGLNLGLMSIDRTELKILVNTGTEKEKRYARAIQPVRNHGNYLLCSILFSNVLVNSIFTILLDDLTSGIVAVICSTLAIVIFGEISPQAMCSRHGLCVGAKTIYLTKITMLITFPLSYPISKLLDVILGEEIGNVYSRERLKELVKVTTEYNDLEKDEVNIISGALELRKKTVLDVMTRIEDVYMLNYNAILDFETVSEIMKSGFSRVPVYENVRTNIVTILYIKDLAFVDPDDNMPLKTLCQFYQNPCHFVFEDATLDVMFKQFKEGHKGHMAFVQRVNNEGEGDPFYEVIGLITLEDVIEELIQAEIIDETDVFTDNRSKRKRQVRAKMPTDFTIFAEKKENQRIHISPQLTLAMFQYLSTTVDTFKPDVISETILRRLLKQDIIYHIKVKSREKAKTDPAAIIYQQGKAVDYFVLILEGRVEVTVGKENMMFESGPFTYFGSQALTANIGIAESPTNANPQTVGSIQSVNLDSMLRHTFIPDYTVRAVTEVFYVKVKRSLYLAAKRATLLERSQKDPLPSQEQFDDEVEKLLHSLEEDDRSAPESPILPADRLTGSEKAKDAVIHSPIRSVTAPTSPLPVSASPNTNSKFISPRNDGKIRNSSAKVQMSPVELQTKRDSLNALDADILSRQSEVTRMSPATKKVNGDEERANLLPKQDNS, encoded by the exons ATGATGGCGCAGTATGTCGGCCGTCCGCGATTTACGCCGACGGCGATTGTTTTGCTGTTCGTTCCCGCGTACGTCGCCCAGCTAGCGAATGCCGGCTCGTCGACCGCGACGgtgacggcgacggcgacgacggtcGACGGTGCCGTCGTCCGTCACGGTGACGTTCCGCCGCGCGTGGTTCAGCTCGCGGTGAATTCCGTGGCGGTCGTCGCGTTATCGGCACTGCCGCTCGGCGTCAGCCCCGCCGACGGTCGCCGAATTCCCGACTTGGGGATCGAGTTCCTGGGCACCGGCCTCGATCGCGATTTCGCCCCGCGATGGTCGTCGTCGAGCCGCGATTGCCCGCCGGACGCGGGCAACGCTTTGGACGCCGTATGGACGTCGTCGGCGAGCGACCGCGCGATGTACCGATTCCGGATGATTCCGGATGCGAAGGTTACCGTCGTCTATTTCTGCCTGAGAAACGGCAGCGACGAAAACTGGATCAACCTCGGCGATCGCGTCTCCTTAAAATACCTTCATAAATTACGGCCGGA aaaatattttcgcaCGCGACGCGATGAAAATCCATTCGATGGTTTCAAAACTTTCCCGAACAATTACACGGACATACATATCGAAGGATTGCGGGTAGACATGGCTGATAAGGAGCCCCATCACGACGAGACGGGTGTTCCCCGGATTCTGGCCGGGAGTAAGGCAGTAATTCGACTATTCGGCACTGGTATCACGAAAGACACCTTGATCACCTTCACCGACGTGCCGGGGGAAAGAGGCGTTGTGTGCGACAAGATCAAGAGTAACGAATTTCCG GTGGAAAACGTAGAGGAAACTACAGCGATTGTTCATGTAGTACTTCCTCTGGGATCGTCGTTTTACGTATGCGCAAAACGGCCGTTgtacgagaaagagaaatttaagAAGGATGACGTGCTGTTTAGGCATCAAGGCACTGCGCTGCACAACACT ATCAGCACATATGAGAAATTACTACCGCTCTGGCTCACTATCTTGATCATTCTCGTTTGTCTCAGTTTATCCGCACTTTTCTCCGGTCTCAATCTCGGTTTAATGTCGATAGATAGGACCGAATTGAAAATACTCGTCAACACTGGTACAGAAAAA GAGAAAAGATATGCAAGAGCCATTCAGCCGGTAAGAAATCACGGAAATTACCTTTTGTGTTCGATTCTTTTTTCCAACGTTCTTGTCAATTCAATATTCACGATATTACTGGATGATTTGACATCCGGGATTGTCGCTGTTATCTGCTCGACGTTAGCTATTGTCATTTTTGGCGAGATTTCACCACAG GCTATGTGCAGCAGGCATGGATTATGCGTCGGCGCAAAGACCATCTATCTGACCAAAATTACAATGCTAATTACCTTTCCATTAAGTTACCCAATTAGCAAGCTTCTTGATGTCATTCTCGGTGAAGAGATCGGAAATGTGTATAGTCGAGAACGCTTGAAAGAATTGGTCAAG GTAACGACCGAATACAACGATTTAGAGAAAGatgaagtaaatataatttcaggAGCGTTAGAACTGCGAAAGAAGACCGTATTGGATGTAATGACCAGAATCGAAGATGTATACATGTTGAATTATAACGCTATTCTAGACTTTGAAACTGTGTCCGAGATTATGAAATCAG gatTCTCGCGTGTACCAGTGTACGAAAATGTAAGAACGAACATAGTAACAATACTATATATCAAAGATCTCGCTTTCGTTGATCCTGATGATAACATGCCTCTCAAGACACTTTgccaattttatcaaaatccaTGTCATTTTGTCTTTGAGGATGCTACATTGGACGTGATGTTTAAACAGTTCAAGGAAG GTCATAAAGGCCACATGGCTTTTGTACAGAGAGTTAACAACGAAGGCGAAGGCGATCCGTTTTACGAGGTGATTGGTTTGATAACGTTAGAGGATGTTATTGAAGAATTAATTCAGGCTGAGATTATTGACGAGACAGATGTGTTTA CGGATAACAGAAGTAAACGTAAAAGACAGGTTCGTGCGAAAATGCCAACGGACTTTACTATATTCgcggagaaaaaagaaaaccaaCGAATTCACATCTCGCCACAATTGACGTTGGCGATGTTCCAGTACTTATCAACAA CTGTGGACACGTTTAAACCCGATGTTATATCGGAGACGATCCTGCGACGTTTACTGAAgcaagatattatttatcacattaaAGTGAAATCGCGCGAGAAAGCCAAAACCGATCCGGCGGCGATAATTTATCAGCAAGGAAAAGCGGTCGATTACTTTGTGCTAATTTTAGAAGGTCGCGTCGAAGTAACGGTGGGCAAAGAGAACATGATGTTCGAAAGCGGTCCTTTCACGTATTTCGGATCACAAGCTCTTACCGCTAACATCGGAATTG CCGAGTCGCCTACAAACGCAAACCCGCAGACAGTTGGAAGCATTCAGTCTGTCAATTTGGATTCTATGCTGCGTCATACCTTTATACCGGACTATACGGTGCGTGCGGTGACCGAAGTTTTCTACGTAAAGGTCAAGAGATCCCTGTACCTCGCCGCGAAGCGCGCCACACTTTTGGAAAGAAGTCAAAAGGATCCGTTGCCTAGTCAGGAACAGTTCGACGATGAAGTGGAAAAG TTGCTGCATTCTCTTGAGGAAGACGATCGTAGTGCACCCGAGTCTCCGATATTGCCCGCGGACAGATTGACGGGCAGTGAGAAAGCAAAGGACGCAGTTATTCATTCGCCCATACGCAGCGTAACGGCGCCGACGTCACCGCTCCCGGTCAGCGCCAGTCCGAACACAAATTCGAAGTTTATCTCGCCGCGAAACGATGGGAAAATCAGGAATTCATCGGCAAAG GTACAAATGAGTCCAGTGGAACTTCAAACTAAACGCGATTCGTTGAACGCGCTAGACGCGGACATTCTCTCTCGACAGTCCGAGGTGACACGAATGTCGCCCGCTACGAAGAAGGTGAACGGCGATGAGGAACGAGCAAATCTCTTGCCTAAACAGGATAACTCTTAA
- the LOC139813928 gene encoding uncharacterized protein isoform X2, with protein MYIVLDDEDIVPRHFAVCDFYGVETCFCWDDDRLVIFPYVNNESTEATRDALILATPAPVKKVLVAWSNSVHLDDKRNKSSALLFPLVPNASETVCTFPLNPTSTEPQLVSCFAAGWEGNLCVVAHDRKLYALRVIPPDEKPPLISPVAVQLVYTSDIAIVDILPVKRRDKVTGLLLLTKHANAVILVHGKDDKLVFERINLGENVRHRVALCASFSLCMENIVWLVYCDRSRTYYLRKELFVDAIQDIRVEERTFTCMQYYKPNIILGMSQRKELVELSLEELEDSLPISDNIPLHTGMFERTDIIMEKICAKVKELNILYESLTDEQDKLKRINLYAAKQKLQISPTIEVSRLCKHRYLGLSIPDRLPKNSYVVFSFTSKNQNTFYIKKITETSLTIKMPINENRILPCSSSMNMDLITLMNEQRPWCLIQDFISSPPQDLKKKRGPKKDKTQTVFIDAKIALLQRLISEKRELSMTKLCEIKNNVRAEL; from the exons ATGTATATCGTGCTCGACGACGAGGACATCGTGCCGAGGCACTTCGCCGTGTGCGACTTTTACGGCGTGGAGACATGTTTCTGCTGGGACGACGACAGGCTCGTCATCTTCCCCTACGTGAATAACGAATCGACCGAGGCGACGCGGGACGCCCTGATCCTGGCGACGCCGGCCCCGGTGAAAAAG GTGCTCGTCGCTTGGAGCAACAGCGTCCACCTCGACGACAAGCGGAACAAGTCGTCCGCGCTGCTGTTCCCCCTCGTGCCGAACGCGAGCGAGACGGTGTGCACGTTCCCTTTGAACCCGACGAGCACCGAGCCACAGCTCGTCAGCTGTTTCGCTGCTGGCTGGGAGGGTAATCTGTGCGTCGTCGCGCACGACAGGAAGCTGTACGCGCTGAGGGTCATCCCTCCCGATGAAAAACCCCCCCTCATCTCTCCCGTCGCCGTGCAGCTGGTTTACACCAGTGACATCGCTATCGTGGACATCCTGCCTGTGAAGAGGCGAGACAAGGTGACGGGGCTGCTGCTTCTCACGAAACACGCGAACGCGGTAATTCTGGTGCACGGTAAAGACGATAAACTGGTATTCGAGAGAATAAACCTTGGGGAAAACGTGAGGCACAGAGTGGCACTATGCGCCAGTTTCAGTTTGTGCATGGAGAACATTGTGTGGCTGGTGTACTGTGATCGGTCCAGGACGTATTACTTAAGAAAGGAGCTCTTCGTCGACGCGATTCAAGACATTAGAGTGGAGGAAAGGACATTTACATGTATGCAGTATTACAAGCCAAATATAATTCTAGGTATGTCGCAGAGGAAGGAATTAGTGGAGCTCTCTCTCGAAGAGCTGGAGGACTCCTTGCCAATCAGTGATAATATACCTCTTCATACTGGAATGTTTGAAAGAACAGACATTATTATGGAGAAAATTTGTGCCAAAGTGAAGGAGCTGAATATACTCTATGAGAGTTTGACGGATGAACAAGACAAGTTGAAGAGAATAAATCTGTACGCTGCCAagcaaaaattgcaaataagtCCTACCATTGAAGTGTCCAGGCTATGCAAGCATCGCTATCTCGGTTTAAGTATACCGGACAGGTTGCCTAAAAACAGTTACGTAGTGTTTAGCTTTACTTCTAAAAATCAAAACACGTTCTACATAAAGAAAATCACGGAGACGTCACTTACGATAAAAATGCCCATCAATGAAAATCGGATATTACCATGTTCTTCGTCCATGAACATGGATTTGATCACATTGATGAATGAACAACGTCCATGGTGCCTTATACAAGATTTTATAAGCTCTCCGCCGCAGGATCTTAAGAAGAAAAGAGGGCCGAAGAAAGACAAGACTCAGACTGTCTTTATAGATGCTAAAATAGCGTTGCTGCAACGCTTAATTTCGGAGAAAAGAGAATTGAGTATGacaaaattatgtgaaataaaaaataacgtacgcgcagaattataa
- the LOC139813928 gene encoding uncharacterized protein isoform X1 — protein sequence MYIVLDDEDIVPRHFAVCDFYGVETCFCWDDDRLVIFPYVNNESTEATRDALILATPAPVKKVQFFDSRAFLICTPQGAYKVSQSGKFALLSKTALDMGSDYFQVLVAWSNSVHLDDKRNKSSALLFPLVPNASETVCTFPLNPTSTEPQLVSCFAAGWEGNLCVVAHDRKLYALRVIPPDEKPPLISPVAVQLVYTSDIAIVDILPVKRRDKVTGLLLLTKHANAVILVHGKDDKLVFERINLGENVRHRVALCASFSLCMENIVWLVYCDRSRTYYLRKELFVDAIQDIRVEERTFTCMQYYKPNIILGMSQRKELVELSLEELEDSLPISDNIPLHTGMFERTDIIMEKICAKVKELNILYESLTDEQDKLKRINLYAAKQKLQISPTIEVSRLCKHRYLGLSIPDRLPKNSYVVFSFTSKNQNTFYIKKITETSLTIKMPINENRILPCSSSMNMDLITLMNEQRPWCLIQDFISSPPQDLKKKRGPKKDKTQTVFIDAKIALLQRLISEKRELSMTKLCEIKNNVRAEL from the coding sequence ATGTATATCGTGCTCGACGACGAGGACATCGTGCCGAGGCACTTCGCCGTGTGCGACTTTTACGGCGTGGAGACATGTTTCTGCTGGGACGACGACAGGCTCGTCATCTTCCCCTACGTGAATAACGAATCGACCGAGGCGACGCGGGACGCCCTGATCCTGGCGACGCCGGCCCCGGTGAAAAAGGTACAGTTCTTCGACAGCAGGGCCTTCCTGATATGCACCCCGCAGGGCGCCTACAAGGTATCGCAGTCCGGCAAGTTCGCCCTCCTGAGCAAGACCGCCCTGGACATGGGCAGTGATTACTTCCAGGTGCTCGTCGCTTGGAGCAACAGCGTCCACCTCGACGACAAGCGGAACAAGTCGTCCGCGCTGCTGTTCCCCCTCGTGCCGAACGCGAGCGAGACGGTGTGCACGTTCCCTTTGAACCCGACGAGCACCGAGCCACAGCTCGTCAGCTGTTTCGCTGCTGGCTGGGAGGGTAATCTGTGCGTCGTCGCGCACGACAGGAAGCTGTACGCGCTGAGGGTCATCCCTCCCGATGAAAAACCCCCCCTCATCTCTCCCGTCGCCGTGCAGCTGGTTTACACCAGTGACATCGCTATCGTGGACATCCTGCCTGTGAAGAGGCGAGACAAGGTGACGGGGCTGCTGCTTCTCACGAAACACGCGAACGCGGTAATTCTGGTGCACGGTAAAGACGATAAACTGGTATTCGAGAGAATAAACCTTGGGGAAAACGTGAGGCACAGAGTGGCACTATGCGCCAGTTTCAGTTTGTGCATGGAGAACATTGTGTGGCTGGTGTACTGTGATCGGTCCAGGACGTATTACTTAAGAAAGGAGCTCTTCGTCGACGCGATTCAAGACATTAGAGTGGAGGAAAGGACATTTACATGTATGCAGTATTACAAGCCAAATATAATTCTAGGTATGTCGCAGAGGAAGGAATTAGTGGAGCTCTCTCTCGAAGAGCTGGAGGACTCCTTGCCAATCAGTGATAATATACCTCTTCATACTGGAATGTTTGAAAGAACAGACATTATTATGGAGAAAATTTGTGCCAAAGTGAAGGAGCTGAATATACTCTATGAGAGTTTGACGGATGAACAAGACAAGTTGAAGAGAATAAATCTGTACGCTGCCAagcaaaaattgcaaataagtCCTACCATTGAAGTGTCCAGGCTATGCAAGCATCGCTATCTCGGTTTAAGTATACCGGACAGGTTGCCTAAAAACAGTTACGTAGTGTTTAGCTTTACTTCTAAAAATCAAAACACGTTCTACATAAAGAAAATCACGGAGACGTCACTTACGATAAAAATGCCCATCAATGAAAATCGGATATTACCATGTTCTTCGTCCATGAACATGGATTTGATCACATTGATGAATGAACAACGTCCATGGTGCCTTATACAAGATTTTATAAGCTCTCCGCCGCAGGATCTTAAGAAGAAAAGAGGGCCGAAGAAAGACAAGACTCAGACTGTCTTTATAGATGCTAAAATAGCGTTGCTGCAACGCTTAATTTCGGAGAAAAGAGAATTGAGTATGacaaaattatgtgaaataaaaaataacgtacgcgcagaattataa
- the LOC139812858 gene encoding uncharacterized protein, which produces MVYPCDCCNGTHFIVTCTRFRDLSRSTKISHPTEALFQLPRPPQRPLRQELTGIIKPNIIKRDPLMPIAQLSIFGWLVLRPVDTSSSASAAVHHASIQEREDALDELLSKFWTQEEVPASTNHDLTPDEQRCEEYFKTTGSRDSTGQYTVRFPLKSSPDTLGDSYLTAHRCLQSLLRRLFRDNNNRRLYHQFMTEYRELNHMNKASPVSSQHTQYYLPHHGVLRPDSATTKLRVIRQFRHLVATDITKMYRQINVHEDDWNLQRILWIDELLNEVSYYLTTVTYGTKAAPFLAVRTLLQLVEDD; this is translated from the exons ATGGTTTACCCGTGTGATTGTTGCAACGGCACTCATTTCATTGTGACGTGCACAAGGTTCAGGGATCTCTCACGATCGACAAAAATTAGTCATCCCACGGAGGCTCTGTTTCAACTGCCTCGGCCGCCACAACGTCCGCTCAGACAAGAGCTCACGGGG ATCATCAAGCCCAACATCATCAAACGAGATCCATTGATGCCAATTGCGCAGCTCTCAATTTTCGGATGGCTCGTTCTCAGACCGGTCGACACATCATCATCGGCATCTGCTGCAGTGCATCATGCATCAATTCAGGAGAGAGAAGATGCTCTCGACGAGTTATTGTCGAAATTTTGGACACAAGAAGAAGTGCCTGCGAGTACTAATCATGATCTTACTCCTGACGAGCAGAGATGTGAAGAATATTTCAAGACCACTGGTTCGCGGGACTCAACAGGTCAATACACGGTTCGATTTCCCTTAAAATCATCGCCTGATACTCTTGGTGATTCGTATCTCACTGCGCATCGATGCTTGCAAAGTTTACTAAGAAGACTCTTCCGAGATAACAACAATCGACGTTTGTATCATCAGTTTATGACAGAATATCGAGAACTCAATCACATGAATAAGGCTTCACCCGTTTCCAGTCAGCATACACAATATTACTTGCCCCATCACGGAGTGCTCAGACCAGATAGTGCAACCACAAAATTACGTGTG ATTCGACAATTTCGGCATTTAGTTGCCACGGACATTACCAAGATGTACAGGCAAATCAACGTACATGAAGATGACTGGAATTTACAACGAATTCTCTGGATAGACGAACTGCTCAATGAAGTGTCATATTATTTAACCACGGTCACGTATGGGACCAAGGCTGCCCCGTTCTTAGCAGTACGAACACTGCTGCAACTGGTGGAGGATGACTAA
- the LOC139813280 gene encoding major royal jelly protein 3-like, with protein MKYSLFALLILVMAIMSRENVEVKYIYEWKYAAYAWQSQEQMEVAVASGNYNPKKCLLYDASKADDGRVFITIPREMGPGSPATLATVTDVMGTGGPLLSPYPNWSWHTSRCMCDGIVNVHRTHIRCNHLFVLDNGKIGLDQICDPKLLIFNLEDDTLIKTIHIPIELATNQTGFGLLVTPLVYVPGNCSRFLDEMIVFIADMQGSGLVVYDASTKRMCRVESDYMKPTSTFVSVANENFTYVGGIFSMTIIYDDLYYAAVSGKEIYKIKMKTLLECPNKEQANKQSKVVIKLSSLSGQIASTGHAILYSDSLTMSILGTNVCTKSNKNTVVLAQDFEKLQTVCSLKVSYFFNEVTGLSNRFQRQVLGTMDIYEINFRYFTMNLSEVQNEIFRSAKGDMISPTTTNDNFWISWLLNVLNEYFHIYV; from the exons ATGAAGTATTCTTTGTTTGCCTTACTAATTCTGGTGATGGCAATTATGAGCCGTGAAAATGTCgaagtgaaatatatatacgaatgGAAATATGCTGCTTATGCGTGGCAAAGTCAAGAGCAAATGGAAGTCGCGGTAGCTTCTGGAAATTACAACCCTAAAAAGTGCTTATTATACGATGCATCCAAAGCAGACG ATGGTAGAGTATTCATTACTATACCGAGAGAAATGGGCCCTGGTTCACCTGCTACTTTGGCAACAGTAACTGATGTAATGGGAACAGGAGGTCCACTTTTAAGTCCATATCCAAATTGGAGTTGGCATACTAGTAGGTGTATGTGCGATGGTATTGTAAATGTTCACCGAACGCAT ATTCGATGCAATCATCTTTTTGTTCTGGATAACGGCAAAATTGGACTCGATCAAATTTGTGATcctaaattattgattttcaaTTTAGAAGATGATAcgttaattaaaactattCACATTCCAATTGAGCTCGCCACTAATCAAACGGGTTTTGGATTATTGGTAACGCCTTTAGTTTATGTTCCCGGAAACTGCTCGCGATTCTTGGATGAAATGATT GTATTTATAGCTGACATGCAAGGTTCCGGTTTAGTGGTGTATGACGCATCTACAAAGCGTATGTGCAGagttgaatctgattacatgaAACCGACTTCTACTTTTGTTTCCGTagcaaatgaaaattttacttatgtaGGCGGTATCTTTAGTATGACAATCATTTACGATG acttATATTATGCTGCTGTATCGGGAAAGGAAAtctataagataaaaatgaagacGCTGTTAGAATGTCCAAATAAAGAACAGGCTAATAAACAAAGTAAAGTCGTGATTAAATTATCAAGCCTATCAGGACAGATAGCATCAACGGGACATGCAATACTTTATAGCGATTCTTTGACAATGTCTATTTTAGGCACGAACGTTTGTACGAAATCCAATAAGAACACG gTGGTACTCGCACaagatttcgaaaaattgcaaactgTATGTTCGCTGaaagtttcatatttttttaatgaggtAACGGGTCTATCAAATAGATTTCAGCGTCAGGTTCTTGGTACCATggatatatatgaaataaatttccgCTATTTCACAATGAATTTATCAGAAGTACAGAATGAAATTTTCAGAAGTGCAAAAGGAGATATGATTTCTCCAACCACTACTAACGATAACTTTTGGATATCATGGTTACTTAACGTATTGAACGaatattttcacatatatgtatga
- the LOC139812859 gene encoding uncharacterized protein yields the protein MFVQGSQEHQRIAQVLQLDGTRREFNPPGAPHMRGKWEAVVKSVKFHLRRTIGETLLTTEELTTLLTQIEAILNSRPLEPLSDDPEDVSALTSGHFLIGGPLTTIPEPSLIDLATSRLSRWQFIQQRVQHFWAQWSAHYLQRQQARSKWHHPNNNIEVGSIVLLTDERSPPCKWPLDRVTALHPGKDGLTRVVTLKTATTILTRPIAKLAILPIPSG from the coding sequence ATGTTCGTCCAAGGCTCTCAAGAACATCAACGGATTGCTCAAGTTTTGCAACTTGATGGCACCAGAAGGGAGTTCAACCCACCAGGCGCTCCACACATGAGGGGCAAGTGGGAGGCGGTGGTAAAATCCGTGAAGTTTCATCTGAGACGGACTATCGGAGAGACTCTACTCACGACGGAAGAACTCACAACGTTGCTCACGCAAATCGAGGCCATTCTCAACTCGCGCCCATTAGAACCGTTGAGTGACGACCCTGAAGACGTTTCAGCGCTCACATCAGGTCATTTTCTCATTGGAGGTCCACTCACTACCATCCCCGAGCCATCTCTGATTGACCTAGCAACCTCACGACTATCTCGGTGGCAATTCATCCAGCAGCGTGTTCAACATTTTTGGGCACAATGGTCGGCTCATTATCTACAACGCCAGCAGGCGAGATCCAAGTGGCATCATCCTAACAACAACATTGAGGTGGGCTCCATCGTGCTGCTCACCGACGAACGCTCTCCACCGTGCAAATGGCCACTCGACAGAGTAACAGCTTTGCACCCCGGCAAGGATGGACTCACCAGGGTGGTTACCCTCAAGACGGCCACCACGATACTCACCCGGCCAATTGCCAAGCTTGCCATATTACCCATTCCATCAGGATAA